In one Tessaracoccus palaemonis genomic region, the following are encoded:
- the rpoB gene encoding DNA-directed RNA polymerase subunit beta yields the protein MAASRSALKNTNVVSSTGRISFAKIHEPLEVPNLLDLQINAYNWLIGNETWRASVEAQLAAGRTDVNTRSGLEEIFAEISPIEDFNETMSLSFRDHRFEEPKYSIEECKDRDVTYAAPLFVTAEFVNNDTGEIKSQTVFIGDFPLMTDRGTFVINGTERVVVSQLVRSPGVYFEQTPDKTSDKDIFSCKVIPSRGAWLEFEIDKRDMVFVRLDRKRKQNVTVLLKALGWSEDRILEEFGEYESMRLTLEKDSVKTQDEALLDIYRKLRPGEPPARDAAQQLLENYYFNPKRYDLAKVGRYKINKKLGLELPFDQQVLTNDDIIAAIKYVVALHDHQETLGDVIVEADDIDHFGNRRLRTVGELIQNQLRTGLGRMERVVRDRMTTQDIEAITPQTLINIRPVTAALKEFFGTSQLSQFMDQNNPLAGLTHKRRLSALGPGGLSRDRAGMEVRDVHPSHYGRMCPIETPEGPNIGLIGSLASFARVNAFGFIETPYRKVVDGYVTDQIDYLTADEEDRYNIAQAKAAVDQDGRLTEERVLVRMKHGDADEIAPSEVEYMDVSPRQMVSIATALIPFLEHDDASRALMGANMQRQAVPLIRNESPFVGTGMEYRAAVDVGDVTLAKKPGVVTSVSADILEIANDDGTYASFKLDKFVRSNAGTCINQRPLVAPGDRVEIGTPLADGPCTDQGELALGRNLLVAFMPWEGLNYEDAIILSQRIVQDDVLTSIHIEEYEVDARDTKLGAEEITREIPNVSDEMLADLDERGIIRIGAEVEAGDILVGKVTPKGETELTPEERLLRAIFGEKAREVRDTSLKVPHGESGTVIGVRVFNREDDDELLPGVNQLVRVHVAQKRKISDGDKLAGRHGNKGVISKILPVEDMPFLEDGTPVDIVLNPLGVPSRMNVGQVLENHLGWIAKTGWDIEDAKGEWADRLREVGLGHVGADSKLATPVFDGANEDEIAGLLDNSLKTRDGVRLIDSSGKANLLDGRTGEPFPEKIGVGYMYMLKLHHLVDDKIHARSTGPYSMITQQPLGGKAQFGGQRFGEMEVWALEAYGAAWALQELLTIKSDDVPGRVKVYEAIVKGENIPEPGIPESFKVLIKEMKSLCLNVEVLSDDGRVIDLRESEDDIRSAEDFGIDLGRRPGADNFMDVGEV from the coding sequence TTGGCCGCCTCGCGCTCTGCGTTGAAGAACACCAATGTCGTCTCGTCCACTGGTCGAATCTCCTTCGCGAAGATCCATGAGCCCCTGGAGGTCCCGAACCTCCTGGATCTCCAGATCAACGCGTACAACTGGTTGATCGGAAACGAGACGTGGCGTGCCTCGGTCGAGGCCCAGCTTGCCGCTGGCCGCACCGACGTCAACACCCGCTCAGGTCTGGAGGAGATCTTCGCGGAGATCTCCCCGATCGAGGACTTCAACGAGACGATGTCGCTGTCTTTCCGCGACCACCGTTTCGAGGAGCCCAAGTACAGCATCGAGGAGTGCAAGGACCGCGACGTCACCTACGCCGCGCCCCTCTTCGTCACCGCCGAGTTCGTGAACAACGACACCGGTGAGATCAAGTCGCAGACCGTCTTCATCGGCGACTTCCCACTGATGACCGACCGCGGCACCTTCGTCATCAACGGCACCGAGCGTGTCGTGGTGTCGCAGCTCGTCCGCTCGCCCGGCGTCTACTTCGAGCAGACCCCCGACAAGACGTCCGACAAGGACATCTTCTCCTGCAAGGTCATCCCGTCGCGCGGCGCGTGGCTGGAGTTCGAGATCGACAAGCGCGACATGGTGTTCGTGCGCCTCGACCGCAAGCGCAAGCAGAACGTCACCGTCCTGCTGAAGGCGCTCGGCTGGAGCGAGGACAGGATCCTCGAGGAGTTCGGCGAGTACGAGTCCATGCGACTGACGCTCGAGAAGGACTCCGTCAAGACGCAGGATGAGGCACTCCTCGACATCTACCGCAAGCTGCGCCCTGGCGAGCCGCCGGCGCGTGACGCGGCCCAGCAGCTCCTGGAGAACTACTACTTCAACCCGAAGCGCTACGACCTGGCCAAGGTCGGTCGCTACAAGATCAACAAGAAGCTCGGCCTCGAGCTGCCGTTCGATCAGCAGGTCCTCACCAACGACGACATCATCGCCGCGATCAAGTACGTCGTCGCGCTGCACGACCACCAGGAGACGCTCGGCGACGTCATCGTCGAGGCCGACGACATCGACCACTTCGGCAACCGTCGCCTCCGCACCGTCGGCGAGCTGATCCAGAACCAGCTCCGCACCGGGCTCGGCCGCATGGAGCGCGTCGTCCGCGACCGCATGACGACGCAGGACATCGAGGCGATCACGCCGCAGACGCTGATCAACATCCGTCCGGTGACCGCCGCGCTGAAGGAGTTCTTCGGCACGTCCCAGCTGTCGCAGTTCATGGACCAGAACAACCCCCTGGCCGGCCTGACGCACAAGCGTCGTCTGTCCGCGCTGGGCCCCGGCGGTCTGTCCCGTGACCGCGCCGGCATGGAGGTCCGTGACGTCCACCCGTCGCACTACGGCCGCATGTGCCCCATCGAGACCCCTGAAGGCCCGAACATCGGCCTCATCGGCTCGCTGGCGTCCTTCGCCCGCGTCAACGCGTTCGGCTTCATCGAGACCCCGTACCGCAAGGTCGTCGACGGCTACGTCACCGACCAGATCGACTACCTCACCGCCGACGAGGAGGACCGCTACAACATCGCCCAGGCGAAGGCAGCGGTCGACCAGGACGGCCGCCTGACGGAGGAGCGCGTGCTCGTCCGGATGAAGCACGGTGACGCCGACGAGATCGCGCCGTCCGAGGTCGAGTACATGGACGTGTCCCCGCGCCAGATGGTCTCCATCGCCACGGCGCTGATCCCGTTCCTCGAGCACGACGACGCGTCGCGCGCCCTGATGGGTGCGAACATGCAGCGCCAGGCCGTGCCGCTGATCCGCAACGAGTCCCCGTTCGTGGGCACCGGCATGGAGTACCGCGCCGCTGTCGACGTCGGCGACGTCACGCTCGCCAAGAAGCCCGGCGTGGTCACCTCGGTGTCCGCGGACATCCTGGAGATCGCGAACGACGACGGCACCTACGCCAGCTTCAAGCTGGACAAGTTCGTCCGCTCGAACGCCGGCACCTGCATCAACCAGCGCCCGCTGGTCGCCCCCGGCGACCGGGTCGAGATCGGCACGCCGCTGGCCGACGGTCCCTGCACCGACCAGGGCGAGCTGGCGCTGGGCCGGAACCTGCTCGTGGCGTTCATGCCGTGGGAGGGCCTCAACTACGAGGATGCGATCATCCTGTCGCAGCGCATCGTGCAGGACGATGTCCTCACCTCGATCCACATCGAGGAGTACGAGGTCGACGCCCGCGACACGAAGCTGGGCGCCGAGGAGATCACCCGTGAGATCCCCAACGTCTCCGACGAGATGCTGGCCGACCTCGACGAGCGCGGCATCATCCGCATCGGCGCCGAGGTCGAGGCGGGCGACATCCTGGTCGGCAAGGTCACCCCGAAGGGCGAGACCGAGCTGACCCCCGAGGAGCGCCTGCTGCGCGCCATCTTCGGCGAGAAGGCCCGCGAGGTCCGCGACACCTCCCTGAAGGTGCCCCACGGCGAGTCCGGCACCGTCATCGGCGTGCGCGTCTTCAACCGCGAGGACGACGACGAGCTGCTGCCCGGCGTCAACCAGCTGGTCCGCGTGCACGTCGCGCAGAAGCGCAAGATCTCCGACGGCGACAAGCTCGCCGGCCGTCACGGTAACAAGGGCGTCATCTCGAAGATCCTGCCCGTCGAGGACATGCCGTTCCTCGAGGACGGCACCCCCGTCGACATCGTCCTGAACCCGCTCGGCGTGCCGTCGCGCATGAACGTGGGCCAGGTCCTCGAGAACCACCTCGGCTGGATCGCCAAGACCGGCTGGGACATCGAGGACGCCAAGGGCGAGTGGGCTGACCGCCTCCGCGAGGTCGGCCTCGGCCACGTCGGCGCCGACTCCAAGCTCGCGACCCCCGTCTTCGACGGCGCGAACGAGGACGAGATCGCCGGCCTGCTGGACAACTCGCTCAAGACCCGCGACGGCGTCCGCCTGATCGACTCGTCCGGCAAGGCGAACCTCCTCGACGGCCGCACCGGCGAGCCGTTCCCGGAGAAGATCGGCGTCGGCTACATGTACATGCTGAAGCTGCACCACCTTGTCGACGACAAGATCCACGCACGCTCCACCGGCCCGTACTCCATGATCACGCAGCAGCCGCTCGGCGGTAAGGCCCAGTTCGGCGGCCAGCGCTTCGGCGAGATGGAGGTGTGGGCCCTCGAGGCCTACGGCGCCGCATGGGCTCTGCAGGAGCTGCTGACGATCAAGTCCGACGACGTCCCCGGCCGCGTGAAGGTCTACGAGGCGATCGTCAAGGGCGAGAACATCCCCGAGCCGGGCATCCCGGAGTCGTTCAAGGTCCTCATCAAGGAGATGAAGTCCCTCTGTCTGAACGTGGAGGTCCTCTCCGATGACGGCCGCGTGATCGACCTGCGCGAGTCCGAGGACGACATCCGGTCCGCCGAGGACTTCGGGATCGACCTCGGCCGCCGCCCCGGAGCCGACAACTTCATGGACGTCGGCGAAGTCTGA
- the rplL gene encoding 50S ribosomal protein L7/L12, which yields MAKLTNDELLEAFKEMTLIELSEFVKLFEDTFGVTAAAPVAVAAAAPAAAEGGDDAAEEGSDKVDVILTAGGDKKIAVIKEVRALTSLGLKEAKDLVEAAPKAVLEGVDKETAAKAKEALEAAGGSVEVK from the coding sequence ATGGCGAAGCTCACCAACGACGAGCTCCTTGAGGCCTTCAAGGAGATGACCCTGATCGAGCTCTCCGAGTTCGTGAAGCTGTTCGAGGACACCTTCGGTGTCACCGCTGCTGCTCCGGTTGCGGTTGCCGCTGCCGCCCCCGCCGCTGCCGAGGGCGGCGACGACGCTGCTGAGGAGGGCTCCGACAAGGTCGACGTCATCCTCACCGCCGGTGGCGACAAGAAGATCGCCGTCATCAAGGAGGTGCGCGCCCTGACCTCCCTCGGCCTGAAGGAGGCCAAGGACCTCGTCGAGGCTGCCCCCAAGGCCGTCCTCGAGGGCGTCGACAAGGAGACCGCTGCCAAGGCCAAGGAGGCCCTCGAGGCCGCCGGCGGCTCCGTCGAGGTCAAGTGA
- the rplJ gene encoding 50S ribosomal protein L10, with translation MARPDKAATVAELTEAFSSSAAAVLTEYRGLTVKDLQNLRRSLGENATYAVAKNTLTAIAAKEAGIEGVEETLTGPTAIAFVTGDVAAATKGLRDFAKANPSLAIKGGVLEGKFLDAKAVLKLADLESREVLLAKLAGALQANLAKAAYLLAAPLSQGARALGALQTAAEANPSLIGGAAAEATDETPAADAAPEAAPAAE, from the coding sequence ATGGCGAGGCCGGACAAGGCTGCCACGGTCGCAGAGCTCACTGAGGCATTCAGCAGCTCCGCGGCGGCAGTGCTTACCGAGTACCGCGGTCTCACCGTCAAGGATCTGCAGAACCTGCGTCGATCCCTCGGTGAGAACGCCACCTACGCCGTTGCGAAGAACACCCTGACGGCGATCGCGGCCAAGGAGGCCGGCATTGAGGGTGTCGAAGAGACCCTCACCGGCCCGACCGCCATCGCGTTCGTCACGGGTGACGTCGCCGCTGCCACCAAGGGGCTGCGCGACTTCGCAAAGGCCAATCCGTCCCTGGCTATCAAGGGTGGCGTCCTCGAGGGCAAGTTCCTCGACGCCAAGGCTGTTCTCAAGCTGGCCGACCTCGAGTCCCGCGAGGTGCTCCTGGCCAAGCTTGCCGGCGCGCTGCAGGCCAACCTGGCCAAGGCCGCCTACCTGCTGGCTGCCCCGCTGTCGCAGGGCGCCCGCGCCCTCGGCGCGCTGCAGACCGCTGCCGAGGCCAACCCCTCCCTGATCGGTGGCGCTGCCGCCGAGGCCACGGACGAGACCCCCGCCGCGGATGCGGCACCCGAAGCAGCGCCCGCTGCGGAGTGA
- a CDS encoding ABC transporter substrate-binding protein, translated as MRPILAVGLLATLALTACSGQATDSASTASDTASASDSTDLSYDVSGVAKVDDIAAMLPDAVAEKGTLVVGASTDYAPAEFRADDLNTAIGYDVDLAKAIGNVLGLEAEVQDGEFASLIPAIGSKYDVGISSFTITPERLENANMISYINVGSSYAVKAGNPQAFDPESVCGQTIAVQTGTYQEEELATFSDDCTAAGDEAIEVLSYARQSDATTNVVGGKAVAFYADSTVAGYAASLTNGQLEITGGIRDAAEQGIVVNKDDMELAKAVQAATQSLMDDGTWGKILDAWGVEDAALSTAELNPKA; from the coding sequence ATGCGTCCCATTCTCGCCGTCGGTCTGCTGGCCACCCTCGCGCTCACCGCGTGCAGCGGCCAGGCCACCGACTCCGCCAGCACCGCCTCCGACACCGCGTCCGCGAGCGATTCCACCGACCTGAGCTACGACGTCTCGGGCGTCGCCAAGGTCGACGACATCGCCGCCATGCTGCCGGACGCGGTCGCTGAGAAGGGCACCCTCGTCGTCGGCGCCTCCACCGACTACGCCCCCGCGGAGTTCCGCGCCGACGACCTCAACACCGCGATCGGCTACGACGTCGACCTGGCCAAGGCCATCGGCAACGTGCTCGGTCTCGAGGCCGAGGTGCAGGACGGCGAGTTCGCCTCCCTGATCCCCGCGATCGGCTCGAAGTACGACGTCGGCATCTCGTCGTTCACGATCACGCCGGAGCGCCTCGAGAACGCGAACATGATCTCCTACATCAACGTGGGCTCCAGCTACGCGGTCAAGGCAGGCAACCCGCAGGCCTTCGACCCCGAGAGCGTGTGCGGTCAGACCATCGCCGTCCAGACCGGCACCTACCAGGAGGAGGAGCTCGCCACGTTCTCCGACGACTGCACCGCGGCCGGCGACGAGGCAATCGAGGTCCTCTCCTACGCCCGGCAGTCCGACGCGACCACGAACGTCGTCGGCGGCAAGGCCGTCGCGTTCTACGCCGACTCCACCGTCGCCGGCTACGCCGCCTCGCTGACCAACGGCCAGCTGGAGATCACCGGCGGCATCCGCGACGCGGCCGAGCAGGGCATCGTCGTGAACAAGGACGACATGGAGCTCGCGAAGGCCGTTCAGGCCGCCACGCAGTCGCTGATGGACGACGGCACCTGGGGCAAGATCCTGGACGCCTGGGGCGTCGAGGACGCGGCTCTCTCCACCGCTGAGCTGAACCCGAAGGCCTGA
- a CDS encoding amino acid ABC transporter permease, whose translation MLVHGLLTNENYRWDVVGQYLFDPRVLSGVGWTLILTVAAMLLGIIMAVLTAVMRMGTNPVLRGVAWVYIWFFRGTPVYTQLVFWGLIGVLYPRLSLGIPFGPEFFVFNTYDVINATVAAILGLGLNEGAYLSEIVRSGLNSVDKGQWEASTALGMKRSTTLRRIIIPQAMRVIVPPTGNETISMLKTTSLVLAVPFSLELQFVTNAIGNKEFLPLPLLIVAGIWYLFITSILMVGQARLEAYYGKGFDDESPSKPAKGMSKRQQAILAAGTVKADPNLEVTP comes from the coding sequence ATGCTGGTACATGGTCTGCTGACCAACGAGAACTACCGCTGGGACGTCGTCGGGCAGTACCTGTTCGACCCGCGTGTGCTCAGCGGGGTCGGGTGGACGCTGATCCTGACGGTCGCGGCGATGCTGCTCGGCATCATCATGGCCGTGCTGACCGCCGTGATGCGGATGGGGACCAACCCCGTCCTGCGCGGGGTGGCCTGGGTCTACATCTGGTTCTTCCGCGGCACGCCCGTCTACACCCAGCTCGTCTTCTGGGGCCTGATCGGCGTCCTCTACCCGCGGCTCAGCCTCGGCATCCCCTTCGGGCCCGAGTTCTTCGTCTTCAACACCTACGACGTGATCAACGCGACGGTCGCCGCGATCCTCGGCCTCGGCCTGAACGAGGGCGCGTACCTCTCCGAGATCGTCCGCTCCGGCCTCAACTCTGTCGACAAGGGCCAGTGGGAGGCGTCGACGGCGCTCGGCATGAAGCGCTCCACGACGCTGCGGCGCATCATCATCCCGCAGGCGATGCGCGTGATCGTGCCGCCGACGGGCAACGAGACCATCTCGATGCTCAAGACCACATCGCTTGTGCTGGCCGTGCCGTTCTCGCTCGAGCTGCAGTTCGTCACGAACGCCATCGGCAACAAGGAGTTCCTGCCGCTGCCGCTGCTCATCGTCGCCGGCATCTGGTACCTGTTCATCACGTCGATCCTGATGGTCGGCCAGGCGCGTCTCGAGGCCTACTACGGCAAGGGCTTCGACGACGAGTCGCCGTCGAAGCCCGCCAAGGGCATGTCGAAGCGCCAGCAGGCGATCCTCGCCGCAGGAACCGTCAAGGCCGACCCCAACCTGGAGGTGACCCCGTGA
- a CDS encoding amino acid ABC transporter ATP-binding protein → MVEVQGVHKLFGDLHVLKGIDLTVQRGEVTVLLGPSGSGKSTLIRCINELEQISSGRLYVDGELMGLREKNGVLHRLSDKEIAHQRSKIGMVFQRFNLFPHMTALENVIEAQRQVLKRSKSDAEARAREELVKVGLADRMDHYPAQLSGGQQQRVAMARALAMDPQLMLFDEPTSALDPELVGEVLNVMKDLADSGMTMIVVTHEVGFAREVADQVVFMDDGVIVERGTAAEVIDNPQQDRTKDFFAKVL, encoded by the coding sequence ATGGTCGAGGTACAAGGCGTCCACAAGCTGTTCGGCGACCTGCACGTCCTCAAGGGCATCGATCTCACCGTCCAGCGCGGCGAGGTGACCGTGCTGCTCGGGCCGTCGGGGTCCGGGAAGTCGACGCTGATCCGGTGCATCAACGAGCTCGAGCAGATCAGCTCCGGCCGGCTCTACGTCGACGGCGAGCTGATGGGCCTGCGCGAGAAGAACGGCGTGCTGCACCGCCTCTCCGACAAGGAGATCGCCCACCAGCGCTCCAAGATCGGCATGGTGTTCCAGCGGTTCAACCTGTTCCCGCACATGACGGCCCTGGAGAACGTCATCGAGGCGCAGCGCCAGGTGCTGAAGCGGTCGAAGAGTGACGCCGAGGCCCGCGCCCGCGAGGAGCTCGTGAAGGTCGGGCTGGCCGACCGGATGGACCACTATCCCGCGCAGCTGTCGGGCGGCCAGCAGCAGCGCGTCGCCATGGCCCGCGCGCTGGCGATGGACCCTCAGCTGATGCTGTTCGACGAGCCGACCTCCGCCCTCGACCCCGAGCTGGTCGGCGAGGTGCTGAACGTCATGAAGGACCTCGCGGACTCCGGCATGACGATGATCGTCGTGACGCACGAGGTCGGCTTCGCGCGCGAGGTCGCCGACCAGGTGGTGTTCATGGACGACGGCGTGATCGTCGAGCGTGGCACCGCGGCCGAGGTCATCGACAACCCGCAGCAGGACCGCACGAAGGACTTCTTCGCGAAGGTGCTCTGA
- a CDS encoding enoyl-CoA hydratase/isomerase family protein yields the protein MGEVTLGRDGSTAVVTLARPNKHNSMTEAMWDAVPEVFAAIAADPTLLSVVIHGAGDSFCAGSDITDLEGQAHAERPILAEEAIAACPLPVIAAIEGHCHGGGCELALAADIRVAGDQSTFSVPPARLGIVYPVSATQRMVDLMGPAVTKELLFTARRIDAERALAVGMVNELTPTGEALEHALAMAEAISRLSQLTVRASKEIVTGLVRRDLQAETAISWVRRAAEGPDLQEGIRAFAERRPPQFTWRA from the coding sequence ATGGGTGAGGTGACACTGGGGCGCGACGGGTCGACGGCGGTCGTCACGCTGGCCCGGCCGAACAAGCACAACTCGATGACGGAGGCCATGTGGGACGCGGTGCCCGAGGTGTTCGCGGCGATCGCCGCCGACCCGACGCTGCTTTCCGTCGTCATCCACGGGGCCGGGGACTCCTTCTGCGCGGGCTCCGACATCACCGACCTCGAGGGGCAGGCCCACGCCGAGCGGCCCATCCTGGCGGAGGAGGCCATCGCCGCCTGCCCGCTGCCGGTGATCGCCGCGATCGAAGGCCACTGCCACGGCGGCGGCTGCGAGCTGGCCCTGGCCGCCGACATCCGCGTCGCGGGCGACCAATCGACGTTCTCCGTCCCGCCGGCCAGGCTCGGCATCGTCTACCCGGTCAGCGCGACGCAGCGCATGGTCGACCTGATGGGGCCGGCCGTCACGAAGGAGCTGCTGTTCACGGCCCGCAGGATCGACGCGGAGCGCGCGCTGGCCGTCGGGATGGTCAACGAGCTGACGCCGACGGGGGAGGCGCTGGAGCACGCGCTCGCGATGGCGGAGGCCATATCCCGGCTGAGCCAGCTCACCGTCCGCGCGTCGAAGGAGATCGTGACCGGCCTCGTCCGCCGCGACCTGCAGGCCGAGACGGCAATCTCCTGGGTGCGCCGGGCGGCAGAAGGCCCCGACCTCCAGGAGGGGATCAGGGCCTTTGCGGAACGTCGCCCACCTCAGTTCACCTGGCGGGCCTGA
- a CDS encoding pyroglutamyl-peptidase I translates to MTRVLVTGFEPFGGDRVNASQEAVARIDVEGLRARGVEVIRETLPVTFVGGPDALEAAIGRHLPDVVVCVGEAGGRGEVTPELNAVNDQVARIADNDGRQPGGALDDGPAVLTATLDPAQLVTAIRDAGIPARVSEDAGRFVCNAVFRTSLTRFSGPADFIHVPAHREVGFASTGAETDDAAPVVAELTFDDLGRALTAALGSLAG, encoded by the coding sequence ATGACGCGCGTGCTGGTGACCGGATTCGAACCCTTCGGCGGGGACCGCGTCAACGCCAGCCAGGAGGCCGTCGCCCGCATCGATGTCGAGGGCCTGCGAGCCAGGGGCGTCGAGGTGATCCGCGAGACCCTCCCCGTGACCTTCGTCGGCGGCCCGGACGCCCTCGAGGCAGCCATCGGCCGGCATCTGCCCGATGTCGTCGTCTGCGTCGGTGAGGCCGGCGGCCGGGGCGAGGTGACGCCGGAGCTCAACGCCGTCAACGACCAGGTCGCGCGCATCGCCGACAACGACGGCCGGCAGCCCGGGGGCGCGCTCGACGACGGCCCCGCGGTGCTCACGGCCACGCTCGACCCTGCCCAGTTGGTCACGGCCATCAGGGACGCCGGGATCCCGGCGCGCGTGTCGGAGGACGCCGGGCGGTTCGTCTGCAACGCCGTGTTCCGCACGTCGCTCACCCGCTTCAGCGGGCCCGCCGACTTCATCCATGTGCCGGCGCACCGGGAGGTCGGCTTCGCATCGACGGGTGCGGAGACCGACGACGCCGCCCCCGTCGTGGCTGAGCTCACTTTCGACGACCTGGGGCGTGCGTTGACCGCCGCGCTGGGCTCGCTGGCCGGGTAG
- a CDS encoding endonuclease domain-containing protein, whose translation MKPTSPIPESLAVASAAQAGAFSRQQVLASGCTQTLLDRQLRSGNWTRLGQGVYTAERPVTFETLCWAGVLRGGDGAAVGGLAAAHLIGICPQPSRITVWADRYRTAGPWDFRRGPRPSVDDLPRLRTEDAILDACAEVPAREVLGLLTNALRRRITHPARLRECALTMANLRHRALVLQLLPELEAGVESTLESHFLHQVQRAHLLPEGARQVSVSDGTRSDVLDDVHRVLYELDGRVGHEGEAKWRDADRDNRHAVLGLTTLRFGWHDVVLRPCHVARLIGQVLATRGWAGVGGSGLPRRCGPRCTVAS comes from the coding sequence ATGAAACCCACATCGCCCATCCCTGAGTCCCTCGCCGTCGCCTCGGCCGCACAGGCCGGCGCCTTCTCGCGTCAGCAGGTCCTCGCCAGCGGCTGCACCCAGACACTTCTGGACCGACAGCTCCGGAGCGGCAACTGGACCCGGCTCGGCCAGGGTGTGTACACCGCGGAGCGGCCGGTCACGTTCGAGACGCTCTGCTGGGCCGGGGTCCTTCGGGGCGGCGACGGTGCGGCCGTCGGTGGGCTGGCGGCCGCGCACCTGATCGGCATCTGTCCCCAGCCATCGCGGATCACTGTCTGGGCGGACCGGTACCGCACCGCCGGCCCGTGGGACTTCCGCCGCGGGCCACGCCCCAGCGTCGACGACCTACCCCGCCTCCGTACCGAGGACGCCATCCTTGACGCCTGCGCCGAGGTGCCAGCGCGCGAGGTTCTCGGGCTGTTGACGAACGCACTGCGTCGGCGCATCACACACCCTGCGCGCCTGCGGGAGTGCGCCCTCACCATGGCCAACCTCCGTCACAGGGCGCTGGTTCTCCAGCTGCTGCCGGAGCTCGAGGCCGGCGTCGAGAGCACTCTGGAGAGTCACTTCCTGCATCAGGTTCAGCGCGCCCACCTCCTGCCGGAGGGCGCGCGGCAGGTCAGCGTCTCCGACGGGACGCGCAGCGATGTGCTGGACGACGTCCATCGCGTGCTCTACGAACTGGACGGGCGGGTCGGACATGAGGGCGAGGCAAAGTGGCGCGACGCCGACCGTGACAACCGGCACGCAGTCCTCGGTCTCACGACGCTGCGGTTCGGATGGCACGACGTCGTGCTGCGACCGTGTCACGTGGCCCGACTCATCGGCCAGGTCCTTGCGACGCGCGGTTGGGCTGGGGTCGGTGGGTCGGGACTCCCCCGCCGCTGCGGGCCGCGGTGCACCGTCGCGTCGTGA
- a CDS encoding DDE-type integrase/transposase/recombinase, which translates to MAARIDARVRQRIINFPDSPRRGEVTRFCREHGISRAEFYKVRSRAADEGRLAAVAPRQPIARSVARRTSDEIETIALQVRAQLKREGWDHGPLSVAAAMRRQGIDPPSRATLARIFTRHGVVRPEPAKRPRASYRRFRYPDPNGCWQLDGVEIVLDDEAGSRRCVLQVEDDHSRFILASHVALAETSQAAIIVVAAAIGHHGAPARFLTDNGTAFNQSRRGRTSQLEAFLQRQGVEPITGRPGKPTTQGKSERLHQTFQNFLDAHRPIRTQDRLAELADQFAQYYNTQRAHQALDPDQTPADAYQSRPKALPGPPTPPPPATPATGRRTVKSGITRRLKGERPVTDANDARWADRLVSRNGRIHICNAKIYVGARHIGETLHIMFNATTIEIFDINGVLIGTTPHPGPVTTGTTRLLTISPRTPPVTVRHNRQQATETQPSTKH; encoded by the coding sequence ATGGCTGCTCGTATCGACGCTCGTGTTCGTCAACGGATCATCAACTTCCCTGACAGTCCTCGTAGGGGCGAGGTCACCAGGTTCTGCCGGGAGCACGGCATCTCTCGCGCGGAGTTCTATAAGGTCCGGTCCCGGGCCGCCGACGAGGGCAGACTCGCAGCAGTGGCTCCTCGGCAGCCGATCGCCAGGTCCGTGGCGCGACGCACCAGCGACGAGATCGAGACGATCGCGTTGCAGGTCCGCGCCCAGCTGAAGCGGGAAGGCTGGGACCACGGCCCACTGTCCGTGGCGGCCGCGATGCGGCGTCAGGGGATCGACCCGCCGTCCAGGGCCACCCTGGCCAGGATCTTCACCCGCCATGGGGTGGTGCGTCCGGAGCCAGCGAAACGTCCCCGGGCGTCGTATCGCCGGTTCCGTTACCCGGACCCGAACGGCTGCTGGCAGCTCGACGGAGTCGAGATCGTTCTCGACGACGAGGCCGGGTCGAGACGATGCGTACTCCAGGTCGAGGACGACCACTCCCGATTCATCCTCGCCTCTCACGTCGCCCTGGCGGAGACCAGTCAGGCAGCGATCATCGTTGTCGCGGCGGCGATCGGTCACCATGGCGCTCCGGCTCGATTCCTGACCGACAACGGGACCGCGTTCAACCAGTCCCGCCGCGGCAGGACCTCCCAGCTCGAGGCGTTCCTTCAACGCCAGGGCGTCGAGCCGATCACCGGCCGACCCGGCAAACCCACTACCCAGGGCAAGAGCGAACGCCTGCATCAGACGTTCCAGAACTTCCTCGACGCGCACCGCCCGATCCGCACCCAGGACCGACTCGCAGAACTCGCCGACCAGTTCGCCCAGTACTACAACACCCAGCGGGCCCACCAGGCACTGGACCCCGACCAGACTCCCGCTGACGCCTACCAGTCCCGCCCGAAAGCCCTTCCCGGCCCACCGACACCACCCCCGCCAGCCACCCCTGCGACAGGCCGACGAACCGTGAAGTCCGGCATCACCCGCCGTCTGAAGGGTGAACGCCCCGTCACCGACGCCAACGACGCCCGCTGGGCCGACCGCCTGGTCTCCCGGAACGGCCGCATCCACATCTGCAACGCGAAGATCTACGTCGGTGCACGCCACATCGGCGAAACACTCCACATCATGTTCAACGCCACCACCATCGAGATCTTCGACATCAACGGCGTCCTGATCGGCACGACACCACACCCCGGCCCAGTCACCACCGGCACCACCCGACTGCTCACAATCAGCCCCAGAACCCCACCAGTCACCGTGAGACATAACCGTCAACAAGCCACTGAGACACAACCGTCTACGAAGCACTGA